In Streptantibioticus cattleyicolor NRRL 8057 = DSM 46488, a genomic segment contains:
- a CDS encoding MarR family winged helix-turn-helix transcriptional regulator, with amino-acid sequence MAEDIVARVLRQWQRADPGLDTAPMAVIGRLNRCTALLQQAVDAPLAQEGLSRAEFDILGALRRTSGELTPGRIARETFASGAAVTKRLRVLEERGLVARRPDDRDRRVSHLSLTDDGRALLDRLLPAQLRYERALLSGLGEERRTQLADCLAELLVLLEGRIGGVEP; translated from the coding sequence GTGGCTGAGGACATCGTCGCGCGGGTGCTGCGGCAGTGGCAGCGGGCCGATCCCGGCCTCGACACCGCGCCGATGGCCGTGATCGGCCGCCTGAACCGCTGCACCGCCCTGCTGCAACAGGCCGTCGACGCCCCGCTGGCCCAAGAGGGGCTCAGCCGGGCCGAGTTCGACATCCTGGGCGCCCTGCGACGCACCAGCGGCGAGCTGACCCCGGGCCGGATCGCCCGGGAGACCTTCGCCTCCGGCGCCGCCGTCACCAAACGGCTGCGGGTGCTCGAAGAGCGCGGCCTGGTCGCCCGCCGCCCCGACGACCGCGACCGCCGGGTCTCCCACCTGTCGCTCACCGACGACGGCCGCGCCCTGCTCGACCGCCTCCTGCCGGCCCAACTGCGCTACGAACGCGCCCTCCTCTCCGGCCTCGGCGAGGAACGCCGCACCCAGCTCGCCGACTGCCTCGCCGAACTGCTCGTCCTCCTCGAAGGCCGGATCGGCGGGGTGGAGCCCTGA
- a CDS encoding acyl-CoA dehydrogenase family protein yields the protein MDLELTAGDEGFRAEARDWLAAHVPARPLPSLETREGFAAHREWERVLGRDRWSAVSWPAGYGGRGASLLRWLLFEEEYWAAGAPGRVAQNGIALLAPTLLAHGTAEQRARVLPPMARGEVVWAQAWSEPEAGSDLAGLRSTARRTTGGWLLTGHKTWSSRAAFADRAFGLFRSRPPAERPHQGLTYVMFALDAPGVTIRPIARLDGRPAFAEIFLDEVFVPDEDVIGRAHDGWRVAMSTAGDERGLTLRSPGRFTAAARRLAASWRERADPADTALRDRVAGVLALAHAYRLFGYAAACRSASGAPPVAAASLNKVFWSQLDLALHETALDLLGPQGELADRAAEAPDGWAEGYVFALAGPIYAGTNEIQRDIIAERLLGLPKGRR from the coding sequence ATGGACCTGGAACTCACCGCAGGCGACGAGGGGTTCCGCGCCGAGGCCCGCGACTGGCTCGCCGCGCACGTGCCCGCCCGGCCGCTGCCCTCGCTGGAGACCCGGGAGGGGTTCGCGGCCCACCGGGAGTGGGAGCGCGTCCTGGGCCGGGACCGCTGGTCGGCGGTCTCCTGGCCGGCCGGGTACGGCGGCCGGGGCGCGTCGCTGCTGCGGTGGCTGCTCTTCGAGGAGGAGTACTGGGCGGCCGGCGCCCCCGGCCGGGTCGCGCAGAACGGCATCGCCCTGCTGGCCCCGACCCTCCTGGCGCACGGCACCGCCGAGCAGCGGGCCCGGGTGCTGCCGCCGATGGCCCGCGGCGAGGTGGTCTGGGCGCAGGCGTGGTCGGAGCCCGAGGCCGGTTCCGACCTGGCCGGCCTGCGCTCCACCGCGCGGCGCACCACCGGCGGCTGGCTGCTGACCGGCCACAAGACCTGGTCGTCGCGGGCCGCCTTCGCCGACCGCGCCTTCGGCCTCTTCCGCAGCCGCCCGCCGGCCGAACGCCCGCACCAGGGGCTGACGTACGTGATGTTCGCGCTGGACGCCCCCGGGGTCACCATCCGCCCGATCGCCCGGCTCGACGGCCGTCCGGCGTTCGCCGAGATCTTCCTGGACGAGGTCTTCGTGCCCGACGAGGACGTGATCGGCCGGGCGCACGACGGCTGGCGGGTGGCGATGTCCACGGCCGGTGACGAACGCGGGCTCACGTTGCGCAGCCCGGGGCGCTTCACCGCCGCCGCCCGCCGGCTGGCCGCGTCGTGGCGGGAGCGGGCCGACCCGGCCGACACCGCGCTGCGCGACCGGGTGGCCGGGGTGCTGGCCCTGGCCCACGCCTACCGGCTCTTCGGTTACGCCGCCGCCTGCCGGTCCGCCTCCGGCGCTCCCCCCGTCGCCGCCGCCAGCCTCAACAAGGTCTTCTGGTCCCAACTCGACCTCGCGCTGCACGAGACGGCGCTGGATCTGCTGGGCCCCCAGGGCGAACTCGCCGACCGGGCCGCCGAGGCCCCGGACGGCTGGGCGGAGGGGTACGTCTTCGCGCTCGCCGGGCCGATCTACGCGGGCACCAACGAGATCCAGCGCGACATCATCGCCGAGCGCCTGCTCGGCCTGCCGAAGGGACGCCGCTGA
- a CDS encoding wax ester/triacylglycerol synthase domain-containing protein yields MSLREPSRALWPPLSVQDRLILELARVSADTSLHLGAVLTFDGPPPGADRLAAHLEARLAGLPELTFRLAGTARRPRWEPDPCFDVRRQLHVYDLPDGRADDPDRVLTAMLGQPLRRDRPLWGVWLVRGAGGYALCYRAHHAFQDGLAAAETCERLFGPPPVVRPRRKGEVLPAVPEQRGRSRRSAVWRDLLPPVRRTARWSPLDRPLSGERVVTTADVELARLHTIGRATGASVNQVCLAAVTATLRAWHPADWSGTAVRDLRATLAINVRSAHEPYRLLGNRGGIANIALPCGEPVPLRALAELREQVTFARLADLGRRHRVLYQKMPYWCGHLGLGRSIDPRYTPLTVADVRMRKPLGFAGQPARTLHPLPVSVPGQPLFIAWSTHRGRLHTTFLADAAVRDHRELSGRWYEAVDALESAVRAGCAP; encoded by the coding sequence ATGTCCCTCCGGGAACCGAGCCGAGCCCTCTGGCCACCGCTGTCGGTGCAGGACCGGCTCATCCTCGAACTCGCCCGCGTCTCCGCGGACACCTCGCTCCACCTGGGCGCCGTGCTCACCTTCGACGGCCCGCCGCCCGGCGCCGACCGGCTCGCCGCCCATCTGGAGGCGCGCCTGGCCGGGCTGCCGGAGCTGACGTTCCGTCTCGCCGGCACCGCGCGCCGGCCCCGCTGGGAACCCGACCCGTGCTTCGACGTACGCCGCCAGCTGCACGTCTACGACCTGCCCGACGGCCGCGCGGACGACCCGGACCGGGTGCTCACCGCGATGCTCGGCCAACCCCTGCGCCGCGACCGGCCGTTGTGGGGCGTGTGGCTGGTCCGCGGGGCGGGCGGGTACGCGCTGTGCTACCGGGCGCACCACGCCTTCCAGGACGGGCTGGCGGCGGCGGAGACGTGCGAGCGGCTCTTCGGTCCGCCGCCGGTGGTGCGGCCCCGCCGGAAGGGCGAGGTGCTTCCCGCGGTGCCGGAGCAGCGCGGCCGGAGCCGGCGGTCGGCGGTGTGGCGCGATCTGCTGCCGCCGGTGCGCCGCACCGCGCGCTGGTCCCCGCTGGACCGGCCGCTGAGCGGGGAACGCGTGGTGACCACCGCCGACGTGGAGCTGGCCCGGCTGCACACCATCGGCCGGGCCACCGGGGCCAGCGTCAACCAGGTCTGCCTGGCCGCCGTCACCGCCACGCTGCGCGCCTGGCACCCGGCCGACTGGTCCGGCACCGCCGTCCGCGACCTGCGGGCCACCCTGGCGATCAACGTCCGCTCGGCGCACGAGCCCTACCGGCTGCTCGGCAACCGCGGCGGCATCGCCAACATCGCCCTGCCGTGCGGCGAACCCGTCCCGTTGCGCGCCCTGGCCGAACTGAGGGAGCAGGTCACCTTCGCCCGCCTCGCCGACCTCGGCCGGCGCCACCGGGTGCTGTACCAGAAGATGCCCTACTGGTGCGGCCACCTCGGCCTCGGCCGCAGCATCGATCCCCGGTACACCCCGCTGACCGTGGCCGACGTGCGGATGCGCAAGCCGCTGGGGTTCGCCGGGCAGCCGGCCCGCACCCTGCATCCGCTGCCGGTCTCGGTGCCCGGCCAGCCGCTGTTCATCGCCTGGTCCACGCATCGCGGCCGGCTGCACACCACGTTCCTGGCCGACGCCGCGGTGCGCGACCACCGCGAGCTGTCCGGGCGGTGGTACGAGGCGGTGGACGCCCTGGAGTCCGCGGTGCGGGCCGGCTGCGCGCCGTGA
- a CDS encoding SDR family oxidoreductase has protein sequence MHSPPPYVPGHRLLAGRTAVVTAAAGTGIGGATVRRFLEEGARVVLGDAHAGRLAESVAALAGEFGEENVAGAPCDVTDETQVRALLDLAEARHGRLDVLVNNAGLGGTARLTEMTDEQWSRVLETTLTGTFRCVRAALRRMRAAGHGGVIVNNASVLGWRAQAGQAHYAAAKAGVMALTRCAAVEAAEYGVRVNAVAPSLALHPHLAKVTTPELLAELTAREAFGRAAEPWEVANVIVFLAGDYSSYMTGETVSVSSRRA, from the coding sequence GTGCACTCACCGCCGCCGTACGTACCCGGCCACCGGTTGCTCGCCGGGCGCACCGCCGTGGTCACCGCCGCCGCCGGCACCGGTATCGGCGGGGCGACAGTCCGCCGGTTCCTGGAGGAGGGCGCCCGGGTCGTCCTCGGCGACGCGCACGCCGGCCGGCTGGCGGAGAGCGTGGCCGCGCTCGCCGGTGAGTTCGGCGAGGAGAACGTGGCCGGCGCCCCCTGCGACGTCACCGACGAGACGCAGGTGCGGGCGCTGCTCGACCTCGCCGAGGCCCGGCACGGCCGCCTCGACGTCCTCGTCAACAACGCGGGCCTCGGCGGCACCGCGCGGCTCACCGAGATGACCGACGAGCAGTGGTCGCGCGTCCTGGAGACCACACTGACCGGCACTTTCCGCTGCGTACGCGCCGCGCTGCGCCGGATGCGGGCGGCCGGCCACGGCGGCGTGATCGTCAACAACGCCTCGGTGCTCGGCTGGCGCGCCCAGGCCGGCCAGGCCCACTACGCCGCCGCCAAGGCCGGGGTGATGGCGCTGACTCGCTGCGCCGCCGTGGAGGCCGCCGAGTACGGGGTACGGGTCAACGCGGTCGCCCCCAGCCTCGCCCTCCACCCCCACCTGGCCAAGGTCACCACCCCGGAACTGCTGGCCGAACTCACCGCCCGGGAAGCCTTCGGCCGCGCCGCCGAGCCCTGGGAGGTGGCCAACGTCATCGTCTTCCTGGCCGGCGACTACTCCTCGTACATGACGGGGGAGACGGTCTCGGTCAGCAGCCGGCGGGCGTGA
- a CDS encoding GNAT family N-acetyltransferase has product MAEHDTTALAAAVTAFQARFARRQATRTTDFPGGFAVLHERWPASQEHNQLVLDASADPDHAALPALADELLGHLPHRRITVLDDRIGAACLPALSAAGYRHEPEVVMADTTRGDPGPGPWAEECGLDVLLPAIRRQLRRWMPEAPEEVVRQLAERRAARLRGAEQVRFLTVREPDGTVAAWADLYVSPALGLAQIEEVVTAEGHTRRGHGDTLLATARRLAAGHRLFLVAYAEDWPRAWYARRGFTVIGRSHTFVRAAR; this is encoded by the coding sequence ATGGCCGAACACGACACCACCGCACTCGCCGCCGCCGTCACCGCCTTCCAAGCCCGCTTCGCCCGCCGCCAGGCCACCCGTACCACCGACTTCCCCGGCGGCTTCGCGGTGCTGCACGAGAGGTGGCCCGCCTCCCAGGAACACAACCAGCTCGTGCTCGACGCCTCCGCGGACCCCGATCACGCCGCCCTGCCGGCCCTCGCCGACGAACTCCTCGGCCACCTGCCGCACCGCCGGATCACAGTGCTCGACGACCGGATCGGCGCCGCCTGCCTGCCCGCGCTGAGCGCGGCCGGGTACCGCCACGAGCCCGAGGTGGTGATGGCCGACACCACCCGGGGCGACCCGGGGCCGGGCCCGTGGGCCGAGGAGTGCGGCCTCGACGTGCTGTTGCCCGCGATCCGGCGCCAGTTGCGCCGTTGGATGCCGGAGGCTCCGGAGGAAGTGGTGCGCCAGCTCGCCGAGCGCCGCGCGGCCCGGCTGCGCGGCGCCGAGCAGGTGCGTTTCCTCACCGTCCGGGAACCCGACGGAACGGTGGCCGCCTGGGCCGATCTCTACGTCTCCCCCGCCCTGGGCCTGGCACAGATCGAGGAGGTGGTGACCGCCGAGGGCCACACCCGGCGCGGCCACGGCGACACCCTGCTGGCCACCGCCCGCCGCCTCGCCGCCGGACACCGCCTCTTCCTGGTCGCGTACGCCGAGGACTGGCCCCGTGCCTGGTACGCGCGGCGCGGGTTCACCGTGATCGGCCGCTCGCACACGTTCGTCCGCGCGGCCCGCTGA
- a CDS encoding TetR/AcrR family transcriptional regulator: MNAAPRRRGELLAVAAEVFAAQGYDATTVREIADAAGLLAGSLYYHFDSKESMLDEILSTFLGELWAGYDAVLAAGLGPRETIEALVTESFREIDRHRAAVAIYQKESRRLTDQPRFGYLADSQRRFEQAWLGTLERGVTAGVFRADLDVRLTYRFVRDTVWVAASWYRPGGQHSPEEIARQYLSMVLDGIATG, from the coding sequence GTGAACGCCGCGCCCCGGCGCCGTGGCGAACTGCTCGCCGTCGCCGCCGAGGTCTTCGCCGCCCAGGGGTACGACGCCACCACCGTGCGGGAGATCGCGGACGCCGCGGGGCTCCTCGCGGGCAGCCTCTACTACCACTTCGACTCCAAGGAGTCGATGCTGGACGAGATCCTCAGCACCTTCCTCGGCGAACTGTGGGCCGGGTACGACGCGGTGCTCGCCGCCGGTCTCGGGCCCAGGGAGACCATCGAGGCGCTGGTGACCGAGTCGTTCCGGGAGATCGACCGGCACCGGGCGGCCGTCGCCATCTACCAGAAGGAATCGCGCCGCCTGACCGACCAGCCGCGCTTCGGCTACCTGGCCGACTCGCAGCGCAGGTTCGAGCAGGCGTGGCTGGGCACCCTGGAGCGCGGGGTGACCGCCGGGGTCTTCCGCGCCGACCTCGACGTCCGGCTCACCTACCGCTTCGTGCGCGACACCGTCTGGGTCGCCGCGTCCTGGTACCGGCCGGGCGGACAGCACAGCCCGGAGGAGATCGCCCGGCAGTACCTGTCGATGGTGCTGGACGGCATTGCCACCGGGTGA
- a CDS encoding SRPBCC family protein, giving the protein MSVLEDQIEIGAAPEVVWDRLHEVSAYPQFVDGVRGARREGAHRARLDIEAGGRRRGCDAEFSDRGGGRVMMWHTTEGPDLEGAFSVRQLADGGTEVQVRVRYDPDRTREEFGGPRGFAQSDAIHEMVHRDLERLKALVERER; this is encoded by the coding sequence ATGAGCGTGCTGGAGGACCAGATCGAGATCGGCGCCGCGCCCGAGGTGGTCTGGGACCGGCTGCACGAGGTCTCCGCGTACCCGCAGTTCGTGGACGGGGTGCGCGGGGCCCGGCGCGAGGGGGCCCACCGGGCCCGGCTGGACATCGAGGCGGGCGGGCGGCGGCGCGGCTGCGACGCCGAGTTCAGCGACCGCGGCGGCGGCCGGGTGATGATGTGGCACACCACCGAGGGCCCCGATCTGGAAGGCGCCTTCTCGGTGCGGCAACTCGCCGACGGCGGCACCGAGGTCCAGGTACGGGTGCGTTACGACCCCGACCGCACTCGCGAGGAGTTCGGCGGACCGCGCGGCTTCGCCCAGTCCGACGCCATCCACGAGATGGTCCACCGCGATCTGGAACGCCTCAAGGCGCTGGTGGAACGGGAGCGGTAG
- a CDS encoding LysE family translocator: MITTAAVAGVAAVSLGMVLTPGPNMMYLVSRSVTQGRRAGALSLAGVATGFLVYLCAANLGLSMVFVAVPQVYLAVKLAGAGYLAWLAWQALRPGGAAVFAPRELTADPPRRLFAMGLLTNLLNPKIAVMYLSLIPQFTDARRGHLMAQGFLLGAVQIAVSLAVNLTLVLTAGAVSAFLTRRPNWLRLQRYIMGTVLGALAVELATDRAPATIA, translated from the coding sequence ATGATCACAACCGCAGCGGTCGCCGGTGTCGCGGCAGTCTCCCTCGGCATGGTGCTCACCCCGGGGCCCAACATGATGTACCTCGTCTCCCGCAGCGTCACCCAGGGCCGCCGCGCCGGGGCGCTCTCCCTCGCCGGGGTCGCCACCGGCTTCCTGGTCTACCTGTGCGCCGCCAACCTCGGGCTGTCCATGGTCTTCGTCGCGGTGCCGCAGGTGTACCTGGCGGTCAAGCTGGCCGGGGCCGGCTACCTCGCCTGGCTGGCCTGGCAGGCGCTGCGCCCCGGCGGCGCGGCCGTCTTCGCCCCTCGCGAGCTCACCGCCGACCCGCCGCGCCGGCTCTTCGCCATGGGGCTGCTGACCAACCTGCTCAACCCGAAGATCGCCGTCATGTACCTCTCGCTCATCCCCCAGTTCACCGACGCGCGCCGCGGCCACCTCATGGCCCAGGGCTTCCTCCTCGGCGCCGTGCAGATCGCCGTGAGCCTGGCGGTCAACCTCACCCTCGTCCTCACCGCCGGCGCCGTCTCCGCCTTCCTCACCCGCCGCCCCAACTGGCTCCGCCTCCAGCGCTACATCATGGGCACCGTCCTCGGCGCCCTCGCCGTCGAACTCGCCACCGACCGCGCCCCGGCCACGATCGCCTGA
- a CDS encoding FUSC family protein: MVKQSPAPTTPRGPLVRALPLRSTVRLGRALDIWHKPASSALVAAAAPELILLAVGRLDLALYASAGALAALYGHGLPYAARARALAWVVLGMVASVGLALTAASLTRSAPVLVVAASLLAAVHKMVCDATRIGPPGNIIVTFVAATSFFVPQRLADVPGHLAITLACGALAWAVCMAPALVRPDGPQRVTTARALEAAARLLTAGPEETTRARHATAAAVNAAWHTLFLVPARAHAAGRSRVPFERLLARAETALTVAPVADAERFTRWARDLRKGRALPDVAPGRGGEGELAGIAVERALHHPAPGPRGVRAALARLRPGSPLLPIGARVAVGCTAAGWLSMVLGVGHPYWAVVTAAAIHQANITLSWQRAVQRTLGNFLGLLLFTALLPLSRTGHLAMVLLALAFQFGAEALISRNYWLGSVCVTPMALLLSQFGNASVGAGTLVRDRWTDTVVGAVVGVLAAVLVTNRRAADRLHGALERVARAQDAGLELEARCAALRLRSAGAALRAAHDEAGLARDRLMTALIELREAMDVAAGEWWQRALPEERVALAERDGHQVLGRLVELATAPPLAA; encoded by the coding sequence ATGGTGAAGCAGTCCCCCGCGCCGACGACGCCCCGTGGTCCGCTCGTCCGGGCGCTTCCGCTGCGCAGCACGGTGCGCCTGGGACGCGCGCTGGACATCTGGCACAAGCCCGCCTCCAGCGCGCTGGTGGCCGCGGCCGCGCCGGAGCTGATCCTGCTCGCCGTCGGCCGGCTCGACCTGGCGCTGTACGCCTCGGCGGGCGCGCTCGCCGCGCTGTACGGGCACGGGCTGCCGTACGCCGCCCGGGCGCGCGCGCTGGCGTGGGTGGTGCTGGGCATGGTGGCGAGCGTGGGGCTGGCGCTGACGGCCGCCTCGCTGACCCGGTCGGCGCCGGTGCTGGTGGTCGCCGCCTCGCTGCTGGCCGCGGTCCACAAGATGGTCTGCGACGCCACCCGGATCGGGCCGCCCGGCAACATCATCGTCACCTTCGTCGCCGCCACCTCCTTCTTCGTACCGCAGCGGCTCGCCGACGTCCCCGGCCACCTGGCGATCACCCTGGCGTGCGGCGCGCTGGCCTGGGCGGTGTGCATGGCGCCTGCGCTGGTGCGCCCGGACGGGCCGCAGCGGGTCACCACCGCCCGCGCCCTGGAGGCCGCCGCCCGGCTGCTCACCGCCGGCCCCGAGGAGACCACCCGGGCCCGGCACGCCACCGCCGCCGCGGTCAACGCCGCCTGGCACACGCTCTTCCTGGTCCCCGCCCGGGCGCACGCCGCGGGGCGCTCCCGCGTCCCGTTCGAACGCCTGCTGGCGCGGGCCGAGACGGCGCTGACCGTCGCGCCGGTGGCGGACGCGGAACGCTTCACGCGGTGGGCGCGCGACCTGCGCAAGGGGCGTGCGCTGCCGGACGTCGCGCCGGGCCGGGGCGGCGAGGGCGAACTCGCCGGCATCGCCGTGGAACGGGCGCTGCACCACCCGGCCCCCGGACCGCGCGGGGTACGCGCCGCCCTGGCCCGGCTGCGCCCCGGCTCACCGCTGCTGCCCATCGGCGCCCGGGTGGCGGTCGGCTGCACCGCGGCCGGCTGGCTCTCCATGGTGCTCGGCGTCGGCCACCCGTACTGGGCCGTGGTCACCGCCGCCGCCATCCACCAGGCCAACATCACGCTCTCCTGGCAGCGCGCGGTGCAGCGCACCCTCGGCAACTTCCTGGGGCTGCTGCTCTTCACCGCGCTGCTGCCGCTCAGCCGCACCGGCCACCTGGCGATGGTGCTGCTCGCGCTGGCCTTCCAGTTCGGCGCCGAGGCGCTGATCAGCCGCAACTACTGGCTGGGCAGCGTGTGCGTGACGCCGATGGCGCTGCTGCTCAGCCAGTTCGGCAACGCCTCGGTGGGCGCCGGGACGCTGGTGCGCGACCGGTGGACCGACACCGTGGTCGGCGCGGTCGTCGGGGTGCTCGCCGCGGTGCTGGTGACCAACCGGCGGGCCGCCGACCGGCTCCACGGCGCGCTGGAACGGGTGGCCCGGGCGCAGGACGCCGGGCTGGAGCTGGAGGCCCGGTGCGCGGCGCTGCGGCTGCGGAGCGCCGGCGCGGCGCTGCGGGCCGCCCACGACGAGGCCGGCCTCGCCCGCGACCGGCTGATGACCGCGCTGATCGAACTGCGCGAGGCGATGGACGTGGCGGCCGGCGAATGGTGGCAGCGGGCACTGCCCGAGGAACGGGTCGCGCTGGCCGAACGCGACGGCCACCAGGTGCTCGGCCGGCTGGTGGAGCTGGCCACGGCGCCTCCGCTCGCCGCCTGA
- a CDS encoding enoyl-CoA hydratase, with amino-acid sequence MPTAQHGPHDPVDPSDPAAPVRYDRRGPVATVTMNRPEYRNAQNSAMTYALDRAFYRAAEDDEVKVVVLAGAGPHFSAGHDIGTPGRDAHLPFERRASLWWDHCGKAGAESRLAREAEVYLGMCRRWRELPKPLIASVQGACVAGGLMLAWACDLIVASEDAFFADPVVRMGIPGVEFFAHPWVMPPRVAKELLFTGERMSARRAYEVGMVNRVVPRDQLPAVTEELAASVARMPRFGLALAKRAVNQAEDLQGLHSGMDAAFALHHLAHAHNAETARDPLGGMDVAAMKDAGEAGA; translated from the coding sequence ATGCCCACTGCCCAGCACGGCCCGCACGACCCTGTGGACCCCTCGGACCCGGCCGCACCGGTGCGCTACGACCGCCGGGGCCCGGTCGCCACGGTCACCATGAACCGCCCCGAGTACCGCAACGCGCAGAACTCGGCGATGACCTACGCGCTCGACCGGGCCTTCTACCGGGCGGCCGAGGACGACGAGGTCAAGGTCGTGGTGCTGGCCGGCGCGGGCCCGCACTTCTCGGCCGGCCACGACATCGGCACCCCGGGGCGCGACGCCCATCTGCCCTTCGAACGGCGGGCGTCGTTGTGGTGGGACCACTGCGGCAAGGCGGGCGCGGAGAGCCGGCTCGCCCGGGAGGCGGAGGTCTACCTGGGCATGTGCCGTCGCTGGCGGGAGCTGCCCAAGCCGCTGATCGCCTCGGTGCAGGGCGCCTGTGTGGCCGGCGGGCTGATGCTCGCCTGGGCGTGCGACCTGATCGTGGCGAGTGAGGACGCGTTCTTCGCCGACCCGGTGGTGCGCATGGGCATCCCCGGGGTCGAGTTCTTCGCCCACCCGTGGGTGATGCCGCCCCGGGTGGCCAAGGAGCTGCTCTTCACCGGCGAGCGGATGTCCGCCCGGCGGGCGTACGAGGTGGGGATGGTCAACCGGGTCGTGCCGCGCGATCAACTACCGGCTGTAACAGAGGAGTTGGCAGCGTCCGTCGCGCGGATGCCGCGGTTCGGGCTGGCGTTGGCCAAGCGCGCGGTCAACCAGGCCGAGGACCTCCAGGGCCTGCACTCCGGCATGGACGCCGCCTTCGCCCTGCACCACCTGGCGCACGCGCACAACGCGGAGACCGCGCGCGATCCGCTCGGCGGGATGGACGTCGCCGCGATGAAGGACGCCGGGGAGGCGGGCGCCTGA
- a CDS encoding acyl-CoA dehydrogenase family protein has translation MRFALDGEQTAFAATLDRLLTAAGTPAVVRAWAAGEPGPGRELWGRLAGTGVFALAVPTGYGGLGPLPVEVVCACVELGRHAVPGPVAEAVAVAALLGRLGERAAAGAWLPRIADGRLVPTLAAPGGGPYALDADAADVVFAVDEDGTRLRVAAGHGAVQPSLDPARRLARPAAGGEVVARGEAVRRAAAHALDWARLAVAAQALGAGRALLDRTVAQVRRRTQFGRPVGSFQAVKHRLADVLLALEFAGPVVYDAAVALAGAAPDAGARVAVAKAQAGEAAYAAGRAALQLHGAIGYTAEFDLSLWLGKARALRSAWGGVAQCRARALELTSMR, from the coding sequence ATGCGTTTCGCGCTGGACGGCGAGCAGACCGCGTTCGCCGCCACGCTCGACCGCCTGCTGACCGCCGCCGGGACGCCCGCGGTGGTACGGGCCTGGGCGGCGGGCGAGCCGGGGCCGGGCCGGGAGCTGTGGGGCCGGCTGGCCGGCACGGGGGTCTTCGCGCTCGCGGTGCCGACGGGGTACGGGGGCCTCGGCCCGCTGCCGGTGGAGGTGGTCTGCGCCTGCGTGGAGCTGGGGCGGCACGCGGTGCCAGGTCCGGTGGCCGAAGCGGTCGCGGTGGCGGCGCTGCTGGGGCGGCTCGGCGAGCGCGCGGCGGCCGGGGCGTGGCTGCCGCGGATCGCCGACGGGCGCCTGGTGCCCACGCTGGCGGCGCCCGGCGGCGGCCCCTACGCGCTCGACGCCGACGCGGCCGACGTGGTTTTCGCCGTCGACGAGGACGGCACCCGGCTGCGGGTGGCCGCCGGCCACGGCGCGGTGCAGCCGTCGCTGGACCCGGCGCGGCGGCTCGCCCGCCCGGCGGCCGGCGGCGAGGTGGTCGCCCGGGGCGAGGCGGTGCGCCGGGCCGCCGCCCACGCGCTGGACTGGGCACGGCTGGCGGTGGCGGCCCAGGCGCTGGGGGCCGGCCGGGCGCTGCTGGACCGGACCGTCGCGCAGGTGCGGCGGCGCACCCAGTTCGGGCGGCCGGTGGGCTCGTTCCAGGCGGTCAAGCACCGGCTGGCGGACGTGCTGCTGGCGCTGGAGTTCGCCGGGCCGGTGGTGTACGACGCGGCGGTGGCGCTCGCCGGGGCGGCACCGGACGCCGGGGCGCGGGTGGCGGTGGCCAAGGCGCAGGCGGGTGAGGCGGCGTACGCGGCGGGGCGGGCGGCGCTCCAGTTGCACGGGGCGATCGGTTACACCGCGGAGTTCGACCTGTCGTTGTGGCTGGGGAAGGCGCGGGCGCTGCGGTCGGCGTGGGGCGGCGTGGCTCAGTGCCGGGCGCGGGCGCTGGAGCTGACGTCGATGCGCTGA